A single region of the Elusimicrobiaceae bacterium genome encodes:
- a CDS encoding alginate export family protein has translation MKKLLGLALAAAVVISAVPAKAEIFKNLQTKGELEVYGVMTQNVTDAQTSTDDNYRNTMNRLTFGATWDMLDDLHANITAVKNDRYWGQAAQDLNTIQTTVLVQEANIVLDDLFGFKAKIGRSFYGNEGDIIVYYGNEHMVEGLPTSSVDLASFVRQYTVFGMDNWAEVTYAKTNAGTLTQLDDAHNFWAFKNVAKLTSDMDLGIFAYNKRVGNSTYQANGENLWIFDVNTHGKASDLSWAVELAGNVGYADVAAGGQSYKGVAAKADLAYNAKINSIGLTPRLGFAYGSGDTSTGSIDKNFKAINPNYQPGYIYGKSNGNLFSGVAALAPFANTNSVSNRQVWNIGLDIDATEKFSVIADWYNFWANNVAATFNGQRNIGSELDLTANYAYASNVDVGMYAARFDVGGLVKSQVANTNPIFKIGSYVSVRF, from the coding sequence ATGAAGAAACTGTTAGGATTGGCTCTGGCTGCCGCAGTAGTCATATCAGCGGTTCCCGCCAAGGCTGAAATATTCAAAAACCTTCAAACGAAGGGAGAATTGGAAGTATACGGCGTTATGACTCAGAACGTTACCGACGCCCAAACCAGCACTGACGATAACTATCGCAACACCATGAACCGCCTGACTTTCGGCGCGACCTGGGATATGCTGGACGACCTGCACGCCAATATCACCGCCGTCAAAAACGACAGATATTGGGGCCAAGCCGCACAGGACCTCAACACCATCCAGACAACGGTACTTGTTCAGGAAGCCAACATCGTGTTAGACGACCTTTTTGGTTTCAAAGCCAAAATCGGCCGCTCCTTCTACGGTAATGAAGGCGACATCATTGTTTACTACGGCAACGAGCATATGGTGGAAGGCCTGCCGACCAGCTCGGTTGACCTGGCAAGCTTCGTGCGCCAGTACACCGTGTTCGGTATGGACAACTGGGCCGAAGTGACCTACGCCAAGACCAATGCCGGCACCCTCACGCAACTTGATGATGCCCATAACTTCTGGGCGTTCAAGAACGTCGCGAAACTCACCAGCGACATGGATCTCGGTATTTTCGCCTACAATAAACGCGTTGGCAACAGCACCTATCAGGCCAACGGCGAAAACCTGTGGATCTTTGATGTCAACACCCACGGCAAAGCGTCCGACCTGAGCTGGGCAGTCGAACTGGCCGGCAACGTCGGTTACGCCGATGTGGCCGCCGGCGGACAGTCCTACAAGGGCGTCGCCGCCAAAGCTGATCTGGCCTACAACGCCAAGATCAACAGCATCGGCCTGACCCCCCGCCTGGGTTTTGCCTACGGTTCCGGCGACACCTCGACCGGTTCCATTGACAAAAACTTCAAAGCGATCAACCCGAACTACCAGCCCGGTTACATCTACGGCAAATCCAACGGCAACCTGTTCTCCGGTGTAGCCGCCCTTGCCCCGTTCGCCAACACCAACAGCGTAAGCAACCGCCAGGTGTGGAATATCGGACTGGACATTGACGCGACCGAGAAATTCTCCGTCATCGCCGACTGGTACAACTTCTGGGCCAACAACGTTGCCGCGACCTTCAACGGCCAGCGCAATATCGGCAGCGAACTTGACCTGACCGCGAATTATGCGTACGCCTCCAATGTTGACGTGGGCATGTATGCCGCCCGCTTCGATGTCGGCGGACTTGTAAAATCGCAGGTCGCCAACACCAACCCGATCTTCAAGATTGGAAGCTACGTTTCCGTCCGCTTCTAA
- a CDS encoding tetratricopeptide repeat protein encodes MSKHWVKEELKKNYLAGKTDRFLHWLRHNRELAAGLGGAAIVAILFTAYLNNRAQEKREFAWEELFKAEQTAYRAPEQGIKMLDEVGKTFPGTPAADYAALDKGDVLFKTGNYDEAVKSFKAAEAVGNPKTAPFAVNGQAVSLAAQKKYDEAIAAAQRLVATYPDSYLIPQAHLFTAQMQELSGKKEAARKTYEKLTTHFTDTAWAAKAKSRLGALSGMAQTAAASIPPQNNNQ; translated from the coding sequence ATGTCAAAACACTGGGTCAAAGAAGAACTTAAAAAAAACTATCTGGCCGGTAAAACTGATCGGTTCCTGCACTGGCTCAGGCATAACCGCGAACTGGCGGCCGGGCTAGGCGGAGCCGCGATAGTGGCCATTCTCTTTACGGCATACCTTAACAACCGCGCGCAGGAAAAACGCGAGTTTGCGTGGGAAGAGCTGTTCAAAGCCGAGCAGACAGCCTACCGCGCGCCGGAACAGGGCATAAAAATGCTTGATGAAGTGGGCAAAACATTTCCCGGCACCCCGGCAGCGGATTATGCCGCGCTGGACAAAGGCGATGTGCTTTTCAAAACCGGCAATTATGACGAAGCGGTAAAATCTTTTAAAGCGGCAGAGGCGGTCGGCAATCCCAAAACCGCTCCGTTCGCGGTCAACGGGCAAGCGGTATCGCTTGCCGCGCAAAAAAAATACGACGAGGCGATCGCCGCGGCGCAACGCCTTGTCGCAACCTACCCTGACAGCTACCTGATTCCGCAGGCTCATCTGTTCACGGCTCAGATGCAGGAGTTGTCCGGCAAAAAAGAAGCCGCTCGGAAAACTTATGAAAAGCTGACCACCCACTTCACCGACACAGCCTGGGCCGCAAAAGCCAAATCGCGCCTGGGCGCGCTGAGCGGCATGGCGCAAACGGCCGCAGCGTCAATCCCTCCGCAAAACAATAACCAGTAA